GGATCGTCGCCCTTCCTTCCGGGAACGCGCGGGAGAGCTACACCCGCTCTCTGGGCAAGCATCTCGACAACTTCCGGAAACTGCATATTCTCATACTTCATCACAAAAGAAAAGACGTTCCCGCCGGCGCCGCATCCGAAGCAGTGATATATCTGCTTGTCGGGACTCACTATAAAAGAAGGGGTCTTCTCGTTATGAAACGGGCAGGTCGTCTTATAATTCCTTCCGACCTTTTTCATCGGTATATAACGCGAGATCGTCTCTACGATGTCCGTCTTCTCCTGTATCTGGTCTATGATATTATCCGGTATTGCCATGCTTACCTTAGCCCTGCCTTCTTACCCTTATAAATCCTGAACATGGGATCACTTCAAGAACGCCTGATCTCTGAATGGAATCCAAAAGCAGGTTCAGCCCCAAAGTGTCGCTGGCCATATGTCCCGCGATGACCACGTTTATATGCTCGCCTTTGGCGGCCTTAAAATGCTCTTCGCTTAAATGCATCCCCACTATAGTACCTACGCCCGCCTGCGACAGCCTGGGGAATATCTTCTTCGGCCCTTCAGTGCCGCCCGTCATATCGACGAATACCTTGCCCGCGTCCTTATCCGGTTCTCCGATCAATATCCTGGGTCCGGCGTTCTTCTCCAGGCCATCGGCATATTCCGGTATGGCCTTTAACATGGATACGACCTGCGCAAGCTTCCCGGGTTTCTTCCTGTCGAACATCTTCTGAAGAAAAGCGGCCACATGGTTATCCGCAGGCGTATGGATGCACATGAATGGCATGTCCAGAAGCCTGGCTATGTCCACGCTCCTGAAATGGTTAGCGCTCGCGACGGACCTGGCGACCTCCTGCATCCTTTCCTTCAGGAAATCGTCGCCGACTTCTTTCGGCACTCCAAGCTTCTGCAGCATCGCGACCTGAAGTTCCATGACATCGTAGAATCGCGCATACGCGATGCCTTCGGGGTGATGGGCTATGACCAAATCTATCGCCTCTCCGCGGGCATTCAACCTGTCGGCGGCCAGCAGTTCCGGCCCCTCCATGTCTACTCCGACCATAACCTTCTTTATCTCTATGCCGGGATCCCCGTAAAGTATCCTTGTGTCGGCGTATGGATTATTCAGCCTTTCACTATCGAACGACTTCTTATCCACACCCTTCAATCCCCGTAACTCCTTTTTAGCCTTCCCGAGATATTCCCTTATCTGGGCCCTGGTGCGGATGTCGTTCTCGATACCTTTCTTTACAGCCAGGTTATAGATATCTATCAGCTTCATCTGCGCTATCCCCTTTTTTAGAAAAAACCTCCGACGGGCGCTGTTGAAATCAACGTCCGGACAGACCATTTATCCAACTCAAAAATATTAATACTCCGGCGGGTTGTTACTCAGGAAAATATTCTTCTTCCTTCTCTTTCTTGGTTTTAACGGCTTTTGTAACAGCCTTATCCGAGACCAGATCCTTCACCAGGCTCTCGCTCTTCACGGAAGCCCCTCGGATTCTCAGCGTAGGTATAAATCCGGATGCCCTGGCATATATGTCGGGCCCTATCCTTAAAAAATACATCCCTGCGAACGACCTGTCCCTTATAGAACGTTGAATATAAGACAACGGCATAAGCGACAATATTATCAATATGATACTGATGACTATCGACGCCCTGGCTATGCCTGAGAGCAATCCTCCGAATTTCTCGATCAGCGGATGCCATGTGACGGTTATTATCTTATCTATAACGACCTTCAAAAATTTAAATATGAAACTTATGCCCACCGCAAGGAGCGTAAATATGACCATTTCCAGCACGGAGACGTCTACATTGTTCATATTATGTGATATAGCAGATGCGATCCCGTTATAATAATGCAGGGCAAATATCACTGTGCAGATGGAGCCTAAAAGCGGAAATATCTCATGGCTCAACCCATCCTGGAAAGCGACATAACTTATTCTAAGCATTATAATTACAATTAATACATCTACCCAATTAAGTCTCGTCAGTAGCTCCATGGACAGGCCTCGTCTTCATTATTGCGACAAAGAGTTTTAAGTATACCATACTATATTGATATTGTCAAGGCAGGCGGTTAGGAAAGCATAAAAGGTGCATTTTGTGCAGCTTGGTTAATATGCGGGAATAAAAAATGAGGCTCTTTTTTTGTTAAACCTCCTTTTAACAAAAGAGCCTCTTTTTCTACATTCT
This window of the Candidatus Omnitrophota bacterium genome carries:
- a CDS encoding NGG1p interacting factor NIF3 produces the protein MKLIDIYNLAVKKGIENDIRTRAQIREYLGKAKKELRGLKGVDKKSFDSERLNNPYADTRILYGDPGIEIKKVMVGVDMEGPELLAADRLNARGEAIDLVIAHHPEGIAYARFYDVMELQVAMLQKLGVPKEVGDDFLKERMQEVARSVASANHFRSVDIARLLDMPFMCIHTPADNHVAAFLQKMFDRKKPGKLAQVVSMLKAIPEYADGLEKNAGPRILIGEPDKDAGKVFVDMTGGTEGPKKIFPRLSQAGVGTIVGMHLSEEHFKAAKGEHINVVIAGHMASDTLGLNLLLDSIQRSGVLEVIPCSGFIRVRRQG
- a CDS encoding CvpA family protein is translated as MELLTRLNWVDVLIVIIMLRISYVAFQDGLSHEIFPLLGSICTVIFALHYYNGIASAISHNMNNVDVSVLEMVIFTLLAVGISFIFKFLKVVIDKIITVTWHPLIEKFGGLLSGIARASIVISIILIILSLMPLSYIQRSIRDRSFAGMYFLRIGPDIYARASGFIPTLRIRGASVKSESLVKDLVSDKAVTKAVKTKKEKEEEYFPE